In Micromonospora purpureochromogenes, a single window of DNA contains:
- a CDS encoding poly-gamma-glutamate biosynthesis protein PgsC/CapC — MTFGGELSAQLATASLGIGLVFALLCYLTTNLSPGGMITPGWIALTLIEDQLQAVIVVGVTIVTYLIARLMHRVIILYGKRLFAAIVLVSVLLQLSMFLLVQRDLPLLFAHQTLGFVIPGLIAYQLVRQPPRATILATLIVTAITFGITYSGVVAGFVPVT; from the coding sequence ATGACGTTCGGCGGAGAACTCAGCGCCCAGCTGGCCACGGCGAGCCTCGGCATCGGGCTGGTGTTCGCCCTGCTGTGTTACCTGACCACCAACCTCTCGCCCGGCGGCATGATCACCCCGGGCTGGATCGCGTTGACCCTCATCGAGGACCAGCTCCAGGCGGTGATCGTGGTCGGGGTCACCATCGTCACCTACCTCATCGCCCGGCTGATGCACCGGGTGATCATCCTGTACGGGAAGCGGCTGTTCGCCGCGATCGTGCTGGTCAGCGTGCTGTTGCAGCTGTCCATGTTCCTGCTCGTCCAGCGCGACCTGCCACTGCTGTTCGCCCACCAGACGCTGGGCTTCGTGATTCCCGGGCTGATCGCCTACCAGCTCGTGCGCCAGCCGCCGAGGGCGACGATCCTGGCGACCCTCATCGTGACGGCGATCACGTTCGGCATCACGTACAGCGGCGTCGTCGCGGGTTTCGTGCCGGTGACCTGA
- the pgsB gene encoding poly-gamma-glutamate synthase PgsB: MVYLYVVFVLCCVALFGAGMVEQRNHYRNLNMIPDRVLVNGIRGKSSITRLCAGGLRGGGQVVVAKTTGTAARFIFPDASEEPVHRKFGIANVVEQIGIVRRAAVYHPDALVMECMAVMPALQEVNQSKLIRSNIGVLCNVREDHLAEMGPTLDDVARSLSRSMPVGGTCITAERERLAILQEEADRRDCRLIAVDPESVSDHEMNGFGWITFKENVAIALAVAGELGVDRQSALRGMWEAPPDPGVLSVARVMHGDKRFRFANIFAANDPESTFMNIQQLEDQQLITRPLTMVINCRPDRIERNGQMGELSGRVRPETIVLIGEVTKSARTTVPADLQDRVIDLGGKPDPDSLLQGVTAATPDDSSIVAVGNIHGQGEVLVHQLATLPGWTCEDGSPSASTLRTSTGEGSH; this comes from the coding sequence GTGGTATACCTCTACGTCGTTTTCGTCCTCTGCTGTGTGGCGCTGTTCGGCGCGGGGATGGTCGAGCAGCGTAACCACTACCGGAACCTGAACATGATTCCGGACCGGGTGCTGGTCAACGGCATCCGGGGCAAGAGCTCGATCACCCGGCTCTGTGCCGGCGGGTTGCGCGGCGGTGGGCAGGTGGTGGTGGCCAAGACCACCGGCACGGCGGCCCGGTTCATCTTCCCGGACGCCAGCGAGGAGCCGGTGCACCGCAAGTTCGGCATCGCCAACGTGGTCGAGCAGATCGGCATCGTGCGGCGGGCCGCCGTCTACCATCCGGACGCTCTGGTCATGGAGTGCATGGCGGTGATGCCGGCGCTGCAGGAGGTCAACCAGAGCAAGCTGATCCGGTCGAACATCGGGGTGCTGTGCAACGTCCGCGAGGACCACCTCGCCGAGATGGGGCCCACCCTGGACGATGTCGCCCGGTCGCTGAGCCGGTCGATGCCGGTGGGCGGCACCTGCATCACCGCCGAGCGGGAACGGCTCGCGATCCTGCAGGAGGAGGCCGACCGGCGGGACTGCCGCCTGATCGCGGTCGACCCGGAATCGGTCAGCGACCACGAGATGAACGGCTTCGGCTGGATCACCTTCAAGGAGAACGTCGCGATCGCGCTGGCCGTCGCCGGGGAACTGGGCGTCGACCGGCAGAGCGCGCTGCGGGGCATGTGGGAGGCGCCGCCCGACCCGGGTGTGCTCTCCGTGGCCCGGGTGATGCACGGCGACAAGCGGTTCCGGTTCGCGAACATCTTCGCCGCCAACGACCCCGAGTCGACCTTCATGAACATCCAGCAACTGGAGGACCAGCAGCTCATCACCCGCCCGCTGACGATGGTGATCAATTGCCGGCCGGACCGGATCGAGCGCAACGGGCAGATGGGCGAGCTGAGCGGCCGGGTGAGACCGGAGACCATCGTCCTGATCGGAGAGGTCACCAAGAGCGCCCGGACCACCGTGCCCGCGGACCTTCAGGACCGGGTGATCGACCTCGGCGGCAAACCGGATCCGGACAGCCTGCTGCAGGGCGTGACCGCAGCGACCCCGGACGACTCCTCGATCGTCGCCGTCGGGAACATCCATGGGCAGGGTGAGGTGCTGGTCCACCAGCTGGCGACACTGCCGGGCTGGACCTGCGAGGACGGCTCTCCCTCCGCCTCCACCCTTCGTACCTCGACCGGAGAAGGGAGCCACTGA
- a CDS encoding HAMP domain-containing protein, giving the protein MKSRNGGEQPAPDRGRDQQPFRGRASVPSVPSDPPQEQAVPWRRRALDQQLPTAGFPAGSGKPSMLYLWAIMCLAAAIVLGFAINNQRGVPPAVVDSQRDNVSKVASSMRLTINHYVEDLDQRIAARPPTTPDPEFVKQVVGNGTEWTGAAIVETASRRPLATAGSGVPMELLPPALPAKDTFPITTPDGPALVRSVALDGTRTLLATQPLDVDELRLNPNARQGIFVITPDGKSTLMQGVSAVPDVHLPVVFQGLAQSRSTEGHPIRVTEWLNKQLVVSSAPVGETGATVATLIVAEETGGTSTVHGFLLGLTLLAMAVPSFLLMRLALVRPVRSLLERAKADACGEVPSKRHPLRVAEAHRIARALSLTSDDPSSGTAGRKRWRWRWRPTVNQGMALATVVALLWPAAAAAYTLSSPEPPIPGQLVRDEESRAEAASNVMGKALNNGLQTVTRISQASEATPDPAQLAPQLKQELADKHRFRSLYLMDPNGSVVSAAGREPLRKEPLRGETGIELDGETARVPLVYAFRVAPNGVATVGEFDIDYLLEMIRAVDGQVRVVDEDLRTVFDSNGFRAFQQLEGTARVAASEALKGGTVGMAKTPDGRPALIAAAGLNKPNTVAPLKWSLVVEQDLAGLRLPQSDGRRWTLLVAGATTGVVLLSQTWQYFVFARPLRRLAVQADRISEGDVEEPISPQRHDDIGALAMCLEVCRQVRHTGSSRLGGASRLRGTEEDRTVVLPEVPPQPEAGRATVWLSESADTRADDRDERS; this is encoded by the coding sequence ATGAAGAGCAGGAACGGAGGCGAACAGCCCGCCCCCGACCGGGGCCGCGATCAGCAGCCCTTCCGCGGGCGCGCGTCCGTGCCGTCGGTGCCCTCCGACCCGCCCCAGGAGCAGGCGGTCCCGTGGCGGCGACGGGCGCTGGACCAGCAGCTCCCGACTGCCGGCTTTCCCGCCGGTTCCGGCAAGCCGTCGATGCTGTACCTCTGGGCGATCATGTGTTTGGCGGCCGCCATCGTGCTCGGGTTCGCCATCAACAACCAACGGGGCGTCCCCCCGGCCGTGGTCGACTCGCAGCGGGACAACGTGTCGAAGGTCGCCTCCAGCATGCGGCTGACCATCAACCACTACGTGGAGGACCTCGACCAGCGCATCGCGGCTCGGCCACCGACGACGCCCGACCCGGAGTTCGTCAAGCAGGTGGTGGGCAACGGCACGGAGTGGACCGGGGCCGCGATCGTGGAGACCGCGTCGCGGCGCCCGTTGGCCACCGCCGGCAGCGGCGTACCGATGGAGCTGCTGCCACCGGCGCTGCCCGCCAAGGACACGTTCCCGATCACCACTCCGGACGGGCCGGCGCTGGTCCGCAGCGTCGCGCTGGACGGCACCCGGACCCTGCTGGCGACCCAACCGCTCGACGTGGACGAACTCCGCCTCAACCCCAACGCCCGGCAGGGCATCTTCGTCATCACACCGGACGGCAAGAGCACCCTGATGCAGGGGGTCAGTGCCGTACCCGACGTCCACCTGCCGGTGGTCTTCCAGGGGCTGGCGCAGTCCCGATCCACCGAGGGCCACCCGATCCGGGTGACGGAGTGGCTGAACAAGCAACTGGTCGTCTCCTCCGCTCCGGTGGGGGAGACCGGGGCGACGGTGGCGACCCTCATCGTCGCCGAGGAAACGGGCGGCACCTCCACCGTGCACGGCTTCCTGCTCGGCCTGACCCTGCTGGCGATGGCGGTGCCCAGCTTCCTGCTGATGCGGCTGGCGCTGGTCAGGCCCGTCCGGTCGCTGCTGGAGCGGGCCAAGGCGGACGCCTGTGGTGAGGTCCCCAGCAAGCGGCACCCGTTGCGCGTCGCGGAGGCCCACCGCATCGCCCGGGCGCTGTCGCTCACGTCCGACGATCCATCGTCCGGTACCGCCGGCCGGAAGCGCTGGCGGTGGCGGTGGCGACCGACCGTGAACCAGGGCATGGCCCTGGCCACCGTCGTGGCGCTGCTCTGGCCGGCGGCGGCGGCGGCCTACACGTTGAGCTCACCTGAGCCGCCGATCCCCGGCCAACTCGTCCGGGACGAGGAGAGCAGGGCCGAGGCGGCGAGCAACGTGATGGGCAAGGCGCTGAACAACGGCCTGCAGACGGTGACCCGCATCTCCCAGGCGTCGGAGGCGACGCCCGACCCGGCTCAACTGGCCCCGCAGCTGAAGCAGGAACTGGCCGACAAACACCGCTTCCGCAGCCTCTACCTGATGGACCCGAACGGATCGGTCGTCAGTGCCGCGGGACGGGAGCCGCTTCGCAAGGAGCCGCTGCGCGGTGAGACCGGCATCGAACTGGACGGCGAAACCGCACGCGTGCCGCTGGTGTACGCCTTCCGGGTCGCTCCCAACGGCGTCGCGACCGTCGGCGAGTTCGACATCGACTACCTGCTGGAGATGATCCGGGCGGTGGACGGGCAGGTACGGGTCGTCGACGAGGACCTGCGCACCGTCTTCGACTCCAACGGCTTCCGCGCCTTCCAGCAGTTGGAGGGCACCGCCCGGGTTGCCGCCTCCGAGGCGCTGAAGGGCGGCACTGTGGGTATGGCGAAGACGCCGGACGGCAGGCCGGCGCTGATCGCCGCCGCCGGCCTGAACAAGCCGAACACCGTGGCTCCGCTGAAGTGGTCGCTGGTGGTGGAGCAGGACCTGGCCGGGCTGCGGCTGCCGCAGAGCGACGGACGGCGGTGGACGCTGCTCGTGGCCGGTGCCACGACGGGCGTGGTGCTGCTGAGCCAGACGTGGCAGTACTTCGTCTTCGCGCGGCCGCTGCGCCGCCTCGCCGTGCAGGCCGACCGGATCAGCGAGGGGGACGTGGAGGAGCCGATCTCGCCGCAACGCCACGACGACATCGGGGCGCTGGCGATGTGCCTGGAGGTCTGCCGCCAGGTCCGGCACACCGGCTCCAGCCGGCTGGGCGGTGCGAGCCGGCTGCGCGGCACCGAGGAGGACCGCACCGTCGTGCTGCCCGAGGTCCCGCCGCAACCCGAAGCCGGTCGGGCCACTGTCTGGCTGAGCGAGAGTGCCGACACCCGCGCCGACGACCGAGACGAAAGGAGTTGA
- a CDS encoding gamma-glutamyltransferase family protein, which translates to MPACATECASPTAGAVPSERTAGRRPHAIRADSWSEAAASIPGGCCMYARKRRSYLSALVLTLVFPALSSAVTGANTAAARADSCANPTTGREADAVGRKFMVAAANPFAVQAGCKIIAKGGSAADAAVAVQAVLAVVEPHASGLTGGTLINYWDPDKHTVRYFDGMSRAPKNVPQNLMTPTDQERKALGVDRFPYAASATARAFAVPGTLRVLSDVHDVYGDLPWDELFDDAINLAANGFPMPEALSSGLDERNNGRKRCNYPDLRPRYCNGDKAKKPGTTIRNPEIAQVLREVRDGGADAFYDPKGKIAPAIVQHAAKGPFKLKGNTAGPVVIPSLMTAEDFAEYAPIERKPMCRKVLGVLVCTSAPPAFGGVSVLEMLGLLDRGQVGRSEPDSADRMHLFVEASRLANFDRRAYIGDPAYHKVPAAGLLDNKYLDQRFSLYSSDRAIDPVKPGEPPERIPPGPTGDVPSTIDVGDPTSNVSIVDSDGDAVSMTTTINTHFGAHLEARGMILNNAMNNFTDTSSVSPGKPVNVMESKKRPTASMSPTIVLDEQGRKLKLVVGAAGGSHIPDYVTQALVGVIVDGMGPAEAIDQGHFSGQDITRKCGKSVGAPSELEAGRRVSAIMAELVVREHPCPRLIALDSGLTAIEVRGDELLGAADKRRDGSAIGR; encoded by the coding sequence GTGCCCGCGTGTGCAACCGAATGTGCCAGCCCAACGGCGGGAGCCGTCCCTTCGGAACGGACAGCAGGGCGAAGGCCTCACGCGATCCGAGCAGATTCCTGGTCCGAGGCCGCGGCATCAATCCCGGGAGGTTGTTGTATGTACGCACGGAAGCGGCGCTCCTACCTGTCCGCGCTGGTGCTGACGCTCGTTTTTCCGGCTCTGTCGTCAGCGGTCACCGGAGCGAACACGGCTGCGGCGCGTGCCGACTCGTGCGCGAATCCCACCACCGGCCGGGAAGCCGACGCCGTGGGTCGGAAGTTCATGGTGGCGGCGGCCAATCCCTTCGCGGTCCAGGCCGGTTGCAAAATCATCGCCAAGGGCGGTTCGGCCGCGGATGCGGCCGTGGCCGTGCAGGCGGTCCTGGCCGTCGTGGAGCCACACGCCTCCGGGCTGACCGGCGGCACGCTGATCAACTACTGGGATCCCGACAAACACACGGTGCGGTATTTCGACGGCATGTCCCGAGCGCCGAAGAACGTGCCGCAGAACCTGATGACTCCCACCGACCAGGAGCGTAAGGCGCTCGGTGTCGACCGGTTCCCGTACGCGGCGTCGGCGACGGCCCGGGCGTTCGCTGTCCCGGGCACGCTGCGGGTGCTCTCGGACGTCCACGACGTGTACGGGGACCTCCCCTGGGACGAGCTCTTCGACGACGCCATCAACCTGGCCGCGAACGGCTTCCCCATGCCGGAAGCCCTGAGCAGTGGGCTCGACGAGCGCAATAACGGGCGCAAGCGCTGCAACTACCCCGACCTGCGCCCCCGTTACTGCAACGGCGACAAGGCCAAGAAGCCGGGTACGACGATTCGCAACCCGGAGATCGCGCAGGTGTTGCGGGAGGTTCGGGACGGCGGGGCGGACGCCTTCTACGACCCGAAGGGGAAGATCGCCCCGGCGATCGTGCAGCACGCGGCGAAGGGGCCGTTCAAGTTGAAGGGAAACACCGCCGGACCGGTCGTGATCCCCAGTCTCATGACCGCCGAGGACTTCGCCGAATACGCGCCCATCGAACGCAAACCGATGTGCCGGAAGGTGTTGGGCGTGCTGGTGTGCACCTCGGCGCCGCCCGCGTTCGGGGGAGTGTCCGTACTGGAGATGCTGGGCCTGCTCGACCGCGGCCAGGTGGGCAGGAGCGAGCCGGACTCGGCCGATCGGATGCACCTCTTCGTCGAGGCCAGCCGGCTGGCGAACTTCGATCGCCGGGCGTACATCGGGGACCCGGCCTACCACAAGGTGCCGGCGGCCGGTCTGCTGGACAACAAGTATCTCGACCAGCGCTTCTCCCTCTATTCTTCGGACCGCGCGATCGACCCGGTCAAACCGGGAGAGCCGCCGGAGCGGATCCCTCCGGGGCCGACCGGGGACGTCCCGAGCACCATCGACGTCGGCGACCCGACCAGCAACGTGAGCATCGTGGACAGCGACGGCGACGCCGTGTCCATGACGACCACCATCAACACGCACTTCGGGGCGCACCTCGAGGCGCGGGGGATGATCCTCAACAACGCGATGAACAACTTCACCGACACGTCGTCGGTCTCACCCGGCAAGCCGGTGAACGTCATGGAGTCGAAGAAGCGTCCCACGGCGTCGATGTCGCCGACCATCGTCCTGGATGAACAGGGACGGAAGCTGAAGCTGGTGGTGGGCGCCGCCGGCGGCTCGCACATCCCGGACTACGTGACCCAGGCGCTGGTGGGTGTGATCGTCGACGGCATGGGGCCGGCCGAGGCCATCGACCAGGGGCATTTCAGCGGGCAGGACATCACGCGAAAGTGCGGAAAGTCGGTCGGGGCGCCTTCCGAGCTCGAAGCGGGCCGGCGAGTCAGCGCGATCATGGCCGAACTCGTGGTCCGCGAGCACCCGTGTCCCCGGCTCATCGCACTGGACAGCGGTCTCACCGCGATCGAGGTACGCGGCGACGAGCTGCTCGGGGCGGCGGACAAGCGCCGCGACGGCAGCGCGATCGGGCGCTGA
- a CDS encoding DUF6230 family protein → MQERSDIPGRTRWRRFAALAIPATAVAGVIVFGMANGAMAASFAVSGQTFKVSASELRGEGFVQYGGVAQEVDGTRHPVATTGIRRAQLFDLCQSVKAPGVPAVITLNAGGGGRPATASDLLIDAEELEGDARFTNIQINRDASTLEGGPPNAKGPRGTFGQQADTVTITNLRQVARSTEARTFNLTGLKLKVKTGAAAKECF, encoded by the coding sequence GTGCAGGAGAGGTCCGACATCCCGGGACGTACCCGTTGGCGGCGCTTCGCCGCCCTGGCGATCCCGGCGACCGCGGTCGCCGGCGTGATCGTGTTCGGCATGGCCAACGGCGCCATGGCCGCCTCGTTCGCCGTCTCCGGGCAGACGTTCAAGGTCTCCGCCTCGGAGCTGCGCGGTGAGGGCTTCGTCCAGTACGGCGGCGTCGCCCAGGAGGTCGACGGGACGAGGCACCCGGTGGCGACCACCGGTATCCGCAGGGCGCAGCTCTTCGACCTCTGCCAGTCGGTGAAGGCGCCCGGCGTGCCCGCCGTGATCACCCTCAACGCCGGGGGCGGTGGCCGGCCCGCCACCGCCAGCGACCTGCTGATCGACGCCGAAGAGCTCGAGGGTGACGCCCGGTTCACGAACATCCAGATCAACCGGGACGCGTCGACCCTCGAGGGCGGCCCCCCCAACGCGAAGGGTCCCCGGGGGACGTTCGGCCAGCAGGCCGACACCGTCACGATCACGAACCTCCGCCAGGTGGCCCGCTCCACCGAGGCCCGGACGTTCAACCTCACCGGATTGAAGCTGAAGGTCAAAACGGGCGCGGCCGCCAAGGAGTGCTTCTGA
- a CDS encoding DUF6114 domain-containing protein, translated as MDNGEPRNARPERLRDRRGFRRWRRTRPFWGGLFTALAGLQIFGTTQMSLAGLTLQTGTTGFLSWLIPTILVTCGLLMWFKPPHRVLYAVVAAVTALFSLIGVNLGGFFVGLLLGLVGSALGFAWTPNTPPSAAAASEPAGEPGVRDETADDASGPDETTGDRTARPGTPENGPGPDQPTAGTGADRTAPDAAPSTGSRPSSTN; from the coding sequence GTGGACAACGGCGAACCGCGGAACGCCCGGCCGGAGCGGCTCCGCGACCGGCGCGGCTTCCGCCGCTGGCGACGGACCCGACCGTTCTGGGGCGGCCTGTTCACCGCCCTGGCAGGTCTGCAGATCTTCGGCACCACCCAGATGTCGCTCGCCGGCCTCACTCTCCAGACGGGGACGACCGGCTTCCTGTCCTGGCTGATCCCCACCATCCTGGTGACCTGTGGGCTGCTGATGTGGTTCAAGCCCCCGCACCGGGTCCTCTACGCCGTGGTCGCCGCCGTGACCGCGCTCTTCTCGCTGATCGGAGTGAACCTCGGCGGCTTCTTCGTCGGCCTGCTGCTCGGCCTGGTCGGCAGCGCCCTCGGTTTCGCCTGGACGCCGAACACCCCGCCGAGCGCCGCGGCGGCCAGCGAGCCGGCCGGCGAGCCAGGGGTACGGGACGAGACAGCCGACGACGCGAGCGGGCCCGACGAGACCACGGGCGACCGGACGGCACGACCCGGGACGCCGGAGAACGGGCCGGGGCCGGACCAGCCCACGGCCGGTACGGGAGCTGACCGGACGGCCCCCGACGCTGCCCCCAGCACGGGCAGCCGGCCCTCGTCGACGAACTGA
- a CDS encoding C39 family peptidase, translating to MNSVFRKSVLSVAVLASGAFTGSAIAAQASADPMTPSQPTQVQSVPASADQPPPPPAPPPAPPPEDGQRVLHYDYQRQPNSYYCAPAATRIALSTQGKVVSQREVADKLGTTADGTDSVDATTRVLNDMTAGGYETTEIQGAEADPQQEAELRNNVVEAVDANRGVVANIMGTAVDTEGHRYSYEGGHYLSVVGYRDGGETMKIADPYDPTKSYWMTDDKLADWIAARGYSS from the coding sequence ATGAATTCGGTGTTCCGTAAGAGCGTGCTGTCCGTTGCCGTGCTGGCCAGCGGCGCCTTCACTGGTTCGGCGATCGCCGCCCAGGCGTCCGCCGATCCGATGACACCGTCGCAACCGACACAGGTGCAGAGCGTGCCGGCCTCCGCCGACCAGCCTCCGCCGCCGCCCGCGCCCCCGCCGGCGCCTCCGCCGGAGGACGGGCAGCGGGTGCTCCACTACGACTATCAGCGCCAGCCGAACTCCTACTACTGCGCGCCCGCCGCAACCCGGATCGCCCTGTCCACCCAGGGCAAGGTCGTGAGCCAACGCGAGGTCGCCGACAAGCTGGGCACCACGGCGGACGGCACCGACTCGGTGGACGCCACCACTCGCGTGCTCAACGACATGACCGCCGGCGGCTACGAGACGACCGAGATCCAGGGCGCCGAGGCCGACCCGCAGCAGGAAGCTGAGCTGCGCAACAACGTGGTGGAGGCGGTCGACGCCAACCGTGGCGTGGTAGCCAACATCATGGGCACCGCCGTCGACACCGAGGGCCACCGGTACTCGTACGAGGGTGGGCATTATCTGAGCGTCGTCGGTTACCGCGACGGCGGTGAAACCATGAAGATCGCCGACCCGTACGACCCGACGAAGAGCTACTGGATGACCGACGACAAGCTCGCCGACTGGATCGCCGCACGCGGCTACTCGAGCTAG
- the tatC gene encoding twin-arginine translocase subunit TatC gives MAFALRKRGPNEFQRAADGSMTLMEHIRELRNRLFRASLAIMVGFGFGIWLSGPVLHLLQQPYCDLPKARLVNGSCNFVQLGPADLFLLQLKVGLWVGLIIAAPVWLYQLWAFIAPGLHRHERRYAYFFTALAAPLFAAGAVLAFFVTAKGLEFLLNVSGGGDITTTLDITRYISFVTNLILLFGVAFEFPLIVLMLNFVGLASARKLLSWWRVAVFVFFAFSAVVTPTPDPFGMTALAICLCALYFAAVGVAFINDKRRGRGKEIYSDLSDDEVSPLELDTEPVEASARVDFSGPVDAPAPVAAPAPIDRRFDDMT, from the coding sequence GTGGCCTTCGCGCTCCGCAAGCGCGGCCCGAACGAGTTCCAACGGGCCGCCGACGGCTCCATGACGCTCATGGAGCACATCCGTGAGTTACGCAACCGTCTCTTCCGCGCCTCACTGGCGATCATGGTCGGCTTCGGCTTCGGCATCTGGCTCTCCGGTCCGGTGCTGCACCTGTTGCAGCAGCCGTACTGCGACCTGCCGAAGGCGCGCCTGGTCAACGGGTCGTGCAACTTTGTCCAGCTCGGTCCGGCCGACCTGTTCCTGCTCCAGCTGAAGGTCGGCCTCTGGGTGGGTCTGATCATCGCCGCACCGGTCTGGCTCTACCAGCTCTGGGCGTTCATCGCGCCGGGCCTGCACCGGCACGAACGGCGGTACGCGTACTTCTTCACCGCCCTGGCGGCGCCGCTGTTCGCCGCCGGCGCCGTGCTGGCGTTCTTCGTTACCGCCAAGGGGTTGGAGTTCCTGCTCAACGTCTCCGGCGGCGGCGACATCACCACCACGCTCGACATCACCCGGTACATCTCGTTCGTCACCAACCTGATCCTGCTGTTCGGGGTGGCGTTCGAGTTCCCGTTGATCGTGCTGATGCTCAACTTCGTCGGCCTGGCCAGCGCGCGGAAGCTGCTGAGCTGGTGGCGGGTGGCGGTCTTCGTGTTCTTCGCCTTCTCGGCGGTGGTCACGCCGACCCCCGACCCGTTCGGCATGACCGCACTGGCGATCTGCCTCTGCGCGCTCTACTTCGCCGCGGTCGGGGTGGCCTTCATCAACGACAAGCGGCGGGGCCGGGGCAAGGAGATCTACTCCGACCTCAGCGACGACGAGGTGTCGCCGCTGGAGCTGGACACCGAGCCGGTCGAGGCGTCGGCGCGGGTCGACTTCTCCGGGCCGGTCGACGCGCCGGCGCCGGTCGCGGCGCCCGCCCCGATCGACCGCCGCTTCGACGACATGACCTGA
- the tatA gene encoding Sec-independent protein translocase subunit TatA has product MGALKPWHIAVLVVVLILLFGAKRLPDAARSLGRSLRIIKAETKSLQDDDRDLAEKADAQAGYQPLPPHAGQQPYAQQQYAPQQAPQQPVAPPVDPVQRVRDN; this is encoded by the coding sequence ATGGGTGCCCTCAAGCCGTGGCACATCGCCGTACTCGTGGTCGTGCTGATCCTGCTCTTCGGCGCGAAGCGGCTCCCCGACGCGGCCCGCTCGCTGGGCCGCTCGCTGCGGATCATCAAGGCGGAGACCAAGAGCCTGCAGGACGACGACCGCGACCTGGCCGAGAAGGCCGACGCGCAGGCCGGCTACCAGCCGCTGCCGCCGCACGCGGGTCAGCAGCCGTACGCGCAGCAGCAGTACGCCCCGCAGCAGGCCCCGCAGCAGCCGGTCGCCCCGCCGGTCGACCCGGTGCAGCGCGTCCGCGACAACTGA
- a CDS encoding helix-turn-helix transcriptional regulator → MTRPAARGGSRTSADRLARLLNLVPYLLARPGIEIAEAAGDLGVTERQLREDLELLWVCGLPGYGPGDLIDMAFDGDRVTITYDAGIDRPLRLTPDEALALVVALRMLAETPGVANREAVERALAKIENAAGDLVGAPVAVRLPGDTRQVEALRSAVEGGRALRITYYTAARDETSERTIDPLRMLMVGGRAYVEAWCRRAEAVRLFRADRIDAVAELDEPAVVPPQARPHDLTDGVFRPSPDLPLITLRIGRGERWITEYYPCERVEAGDGDQWLVSLRVTDLGWARRFVLGLGPDVTVVAPAELADQVRAQALAALEAYGTLVGDGAPSADPAVGAVTQ, encoded by the coding sequence GTGACCCGGCCGGCCGCCCGGGGCGGCTCCCGCACCTCCGCCGACCGGCTGGCCAGGCTGCTCAACCTGGTGCCCTACCTGCTCGCCCGCCCCGGCATCGAGATCGCCGAGGCGGCCGGCGACCTGGGCGTCACCGAGCGGCAGCTGCGCGAGGACCTGGAGCTGCTCTGGGTCTGCGGACTGCCGGGCTACGGCCCGGGTGACCTGATCGACATGGCCTTCGACGGCGACCGGGTCACCATCACCTATGACGCCGGCATCGACCGGCCGCTGCGATTGACCCCGGACGAGGCGCTGGCTCTGGTGGTGGCGCTGCGGATGCTCGCGGAGACGCCCGGGGTGGCCAACCGGGAGGCCGTGGAGCGGGCCCTGGCGAAGATCGAGAACGCGGCCGGCGACCTGGTCGGCGCCCCGGTGGCGGTACGGCTGCCCGGGGACACCCGGCAGGTCGAGGCGCTGCGGTCGGCGGTCGAGGGCGGCCGGGCGCTGCGGATCACCTACTACACGGCGGCGCGGGACGAGACCAGCGAGCGCACCATCGACCCGCTGCGGATGCTGATGGTCGGCGGCCGGGCGTACGTGGAGGCGTGGTGCCGCCGGGCCGAGGCGGTCCGGCTCTTCCGGGCCGACCGGATCGACGCCGTCGCCGAGCTGGACGAGCCGGCGGTGGTGCCGCCGCAGGCGCGTCCGCACGACCTCACCGACGGGGTGTTCCGCCCCTCGCCGGACCTGCCGCTGATCACCCTGCGGATCGGTCGGGGCGAGCGGTGGATCACCGAGTACTACCCCTGCGAGCGGGTGGAGGCCGGCGACGGCGACCAGTGGCTGGTCTCGCTGCGGGTGACCGACCTGGGCTGGGCCCGCCGGTTCGTGCTCGGGCTGGGGCCGGACGTCACCGTGGTCGCCCCGGCCGAGCTCGCCGATCAGGTACGGGCGCAGGCGCTCGCCGCGCTGGAGGCGTACGGGACGCTGGTGGGCGACGGCGCACCGTCGGCCGACCCGGCGGTGGGGGCCGTCACCCAGTAG